The Candidatus Poribacteria bacterium genome has a window encoding:
- a CDS encoding Gfo/Idh/MocA family oxidoreductase — translation METTFKAGVIGCGGRGRSHARGYQASPDVDIVACSDPVEDARNDFAEQFEVSNTYEDYQEMLDTETLDFVSVCTWIELHKPMVVAAANSGIKAIHCEKPMAPTWGDAKELYQACVDNNVVITFCHQRRFGAQFVKAKRLANEGAIGELRRLEGACPNLLDWGTHWFDMFFFYNNDEPVDWVIGQIDVAGENTVFGVQVETSGVSWIRWKNGVEGLLATGGTSLGGFGNRLIGTKGIIDVGGGGSPLRMLREDGDGWEVPDLTGLVAERDATTLSVLDLIHGVKTGREPELSGRKALQATELIFATYQSSRQRAKINLPLAVDDSALLTMVANGDIG, via the coding sequence ATGGAAACCACTTTTAAAGCAGGCGTTATCGGTTGTGGTGGACGTGGACGCTCGCATGCACGCGGGTATCAAGCCTCCCCAGATGTAGACATCGTCGCCTGTTCTGATCCAGTTGAAGATGCGAGAAACGATTTCGCAGAGCAGTTTGAGGTGTCCAATACCTATGAAGACTATCAGGAGATGCTGGACACAGAGACGCTCGATTTTGTGAGTGTCTGTACGTGGATTGAACTCCATAAACCTATGGTGGTCGCTGCCGCCAATAGCGGGATTAAAGCCATCCATTGCGAGAAACCTATGGCTCCCACTTGGGGCGATGCCAAAGAACTCTATCAAGCGTGTGTTGATAACAACGTGGTCATAACGTTTTGTCACCAGCGCCGTTTCGGTGCCCAATTTGTCAAGGCGAAACGCTTGGCAAACGAGGGTGCGATCGGTGAATTACGACGGCTTGAAGGCGCGTGTCCCAATTTACTTGACTGGGGAACACACTGGTTTGATATGTTCTTTTTCTACAATAATGACGAACCTGTTGACTGGGTTATCGGTCAAATAGATGTAGCGGGGGAAAACACTGTTTTCGGCGTTCAGGTTGAAACCAGTGGAGTCTCGTGGATTCGCTGGAAGAACGGGGTTGAAGGTCTACTTGCGACGGGTGGTACGTCTTTAGGAGGTTTCGGCAATCGTCTCATCGGGACGAAAGGTATCATTGATGTTGGTGGTGGTGGATCCCCGTTGCGGATGCTCCGCGAGGATGGGGATGGATGGGAAGTACCTGACTTAACCGGCTTGGTCGCTGAGCGCGACGCAACGACACTCTCTGTACTCGATCTTATTCACGGTGTAAAAACCGGACGTGAGCCGGAGCTCAGTGGACGCAAGGCACTTCAGGCGACTGAACTCATTTTTGCTACGTATCAATCAAGCCGACAGCGTGCGAAGATTAATTTACCGCTTGCCGTAGACGATTCCGCCCTGTTGACGATGGTTGCTAATGGGGATATTGGCTAA
- a CDS encoding Ldh family oxidoreductase, translated as MHISIADARQLAETFLTKSGMPSTDATIIADILLEAELRGRKTHGFIRLTGIKNRYKQGERTDIQIDEEKGQCVRVNGGNQPGYLVAYRAMELAIARTKQTGASIVGVYNTSHCGMAGYYVDMARKADIIGLLFADCLPRITPEGGTEAILGTNPIAVGIPSNTVPLLFDMSTAAITNGDLLVAMQEDTPIVEGIAFDPDGAPTTSADAALKGSVRPFGGHKGFGLALITQILAGVLVNAATIPPPGTNYGLLIIAIDPTGFVPLTQFKAEVDALIARVKENRLESGVTEILIPGERAYRQREIHLADGIHLDDTLVNQLTC; from the coding sequence GTGCATATTTCAATTGCTGATGCGCGACAACTCGCTGAGACTTTTTTAACAAAGAGTGGTATGCCATCAACGGATGCCACCATTATCGCAGATATCTTATTGGAAGCCGAGCTCCGCGGGCGAAAAACGCACGGCTTTATCCGGTTAACCGGGATTAAAAATCGTTATAAACAGGGCGAACGGACTGATATACAGATTGACGAGGAGAAAGGTCAGTGTGTCCGAGTTAACGGTGGGAACCAACCCGGCTATCTTGTCGCGTATCGTGCAATGGAACTTGCAATTGCGCGTACGAAGCAGACCGGCGCAAGCATTGTAGGTGTTTACAATACGTCGCATTGTGGTATGGCAGGATATTATGTTGATATGGCGCGGAAAGCGGATATTATTGGGTTGCTCTTTGCGGACTGTCTGCCCCGAATTACCCCTGAAGGCGGCACGGAAGCCATTTTAGGAACGAATCCGATTGCCGTTGGAATCCCTTCTAACACAGTACCCCTCCTATTCGATATGTCTACCGCTGCGATTACCAACGGAGATCTGCTCGTTGCTATGCAGGAGGACACTCCAATCGTTGAAGGAATCGCGTTTGACCCGGATGGTGCACCGACAACGAGTGCAGATGCAGCACTAAAGGGGAGCGTTCGTCCTTTTGGTGGACATAAAGGATTTGGACTTGCCCTCATCACACAAATCCTTGCTGGTGTTTTAGTCAACGCTGCGACGATTCCACCGCCCGGGACAAACTACGGTTTACTTATTATCGCTATTGACCCAACAGGTTTTGTCCCATTGACCCAGTTCAAGGCAGAGGTTGACGCGCTTATTGCGCGCGTCAAGGAGAATCGATTGGAGAGCGGCGTTACGGAAATTCTCATCCCCGGTGAACGCGCATACCGTCAGAGAGAAATCCATCTCGCTGATGGCATCCATTTAGATGACACACTTGTAAATCAATTAACGTGTTAG
- a CDS encoding SDR family oxidoreductase has product MELGLTGKVAVITGGSEGIGKGIARRLCEEGAKVAICGRRETVLTDAAEEIRTQTGGEVLATPADVTKPETLESFIQQTANHFGKIDILINNAGRSAGGDFETMSDEAWYDDLDLKLMGAVRCTRLVIPHMKNNGSGRIINITHPGGKQPSAGSCPTSVSRAAGIALTKALSKELLPHNILVNTVCLTSIKSAQGERAWKAAGSPGTLEEYWEERGAEHPLGRLGEPSEVGHLVAFLVSECASFITGTAINIDGGLSAVV; this is encoded by the coding sequence ATGGAACTTGGATTGACTGGAAAAGTTGCAGTGATTACTGGTGGAAGCGAGGGAATCGGTAAAGGTATCGCGCGCCGTTTATGTGAAGAGGGCGCGAAAGTCGCAATTTGCGGGAGACGCGAAACGGTCTTGACAGATGCTGCTGAAGAGATCCGCACACAAACCGGTGGCGAAGTCCTCGCAACCCCTGCAGATGTAACGAAACCTGAGACGTTAGAGAGTTTTATCCAGCAAACCGCGAACCACTTTGGGAAGATTGACATTTTAATCAACAACGCTGGTCGTTCAGCAGGTGGCGATTTTGAAACCATGAGCGACGAAGCATGGTACGATGACCTGGACCTTAAGTTAATGGGTGCTGTTCGCTGTACGCGATTGGTAATTCCACACATGAAAAACAATGGCAGCGGTAGGATTATCAACATCACGCATCCCGGAGGCAAACAGCCCAGTGCCGGTTCCTGCCCGACCTCCGTCAGTCGAGCCGCTGGCATCGCCCTGACGAAGGCACTCTCCAAAGAACTCTTACCTCACAACATCTTGGTTAACACCGTCTGCCTCACCTCTATTAAAAGTGCTCAGGGGGAACGCGCGTGGAAAGCAGCGGGTTCACCCGGGACACTTGAGGAATATTGGGAGGAACGCGGTGCGGAGCACCCGCTTGGACGTTTAGGTGAACCGAGTGAAGTAGGTCATCTCGTCGCCTTCCTTGTCTCCGAATGCGCATCATTTATCACTGGAACAGCGATCAACATCGATGGCGGACTCTCAGCAGTCGTGTAG
- a CDS encoding NAD(P)H-hydrate dehydratase yields the protein MKVVTAAEMRRIDQDTIEGIGIPGIVLMETAGSAIVRAIERHYPTCQRIGIFAGKGNNGGDGIVIARQLAHVGGDVRIFLVSPPDSFTGEAQINLQIAKRLGLQIEEILTDTGFYDTGDVPTTLASCELLVDAIFGTGLRGAVRSPIASIINAINSLPIPVLSVDLPSGLDADTGHPLGTCVQADRTVTIGLPKRGLLMHPGAELAGKLEVVDIGFPQQVVDAQDIKVHWTTATQASQWVPPRPSASHKGSYGRVLVVAGSTGMTGAAALASEAALRAGAGLVTLATPKHLNPILEGLLPEVMTLPLPETEAGSLAVSATSAILEFAEKTKSVLAIGPGLSQHPETASFVHQLVRENQKQGLGLRMVIDADGLNALAQDRNIFSLLDRETVLTPHPGEMARLTGTSVSTLEKDRIHTAQQFASEHSLTLVFKGAPTVSADANGGAWINSTGNPGMATGGMGDVLTGVIAGLMAQGIASEAAAALGVYLHGLAGDIAAEALGRHGLIASDVLKAVPQAIASLI from the coding sequence ATGAAAGTCGTGACCGCGGCGGAAATGCGTCGGATCGATCAGGACACTATTGAAGGCATCGGCATTCCCGGTATCGTTCTTATGGAGACCGCCGGGAGTGCCATCGTCCGAGCGATTGAACGACATTATCCGACATGCCAACGGATCGGCATCTTTGCTGGCAAGGGAAACAACGGTGGCGATGGAATCGTCATCGCACGCCAACTTGCCCACGTAGGGGGCGACGTACGTATCTTCCTCGTCTCCCCACCAGATAGTTTCACCGGCGAGGCACAGATCAATCTTCAAATTGCGAAACGTTTAGGGTTACAAATTGAGGAAATCCTAACCGATACAGGGTTTTACGACACAGGGGATGTGCCTACGACCTTAGCGAGTTGTGAACTTCTTGTAGATGCTATTTTCGGCACAGGGTTGCGTGGTGCCGTGCGCAGCCCAATCGCTTCCATAATTAATGCCATCAATAGCCTACCTATACCCGTCCTTTCGGTCGATTTACCCTCTGGTCTGGATGCGGATACGGGACATCCATTAGGCACCTGCGTACAAGCGGATCGAACGGTAACGATAGGCTTGCCGAAAAGAGGTCTATTGATGCACCCGGGTGCTGAACTCGCTGGAAAACTGGAGGTCGTTGACATCGGCTTCCCGCAACAGGTTGTAGACGCACAAGATATTAAGGTCCACTGGACAACGGCAACACAAGCATCACAGTGGGTGCCACCACGTCCTTCCGCCTCCCACAAAGGGAGTTATGGGCGCGTGCTTGTCGTCGCTGGCTCTACAGGCATGACAGGTGCTGCGGCACTTGCAAGTGAAGCGGCTTTGCGTGCTGGTGCTGGATTGGTGACACTCGCTACACCGAAACATCTCAACCCAATCTTAGAAGGTCTTCTGCCGGAAGTGATGACCTTACCACTGCCAGAAACGGAAGCGGGGAGTCTGGCAGTATCTGCGACTTCAGCCATTCTCGAATTTGCCGAAAAAACGAAATCTGTTCTCGCAATCGGGCCCGGACTTTCACAACATCCAGAAACAGCATCTTTCGTTCACCAACTGGTACGTGAGAATCAGAAACAGGGGCTTGGCTTACGGATGGTCATCGATGCGGATGGACTGAACGCCCTCGCGCAAGACAGAAACATCTTCTCATTACTCGACAGAGAGACAGTACTCACACCACATCCGGGTGAGATGGCACGGTTAACGGGTACCTCAGTGTCTACATTAGAAAAAGACAGGATCCACACTGCCCAGCAGTTTGCAAGCGAACACAGTTTAACGCTTGTATTTAAAGGTGCACCTACCGTTAGCGCGGACGCAAATGGGGGCGCGTGGATCAATTCCACAGGTAATCCCGGCATGGCAACAGGGGGCATGGGTGATGTTTTGACAGGTGTCATCGCGGGGTTGATGGCACAAGGAATTGCAAGCGAAGCGGCAGCTGCACTTGGCGTCTATCTACACGGATTAGCGGGAGACATTGCCGCCGAAGCGTTAGGGAGGCATGGACTCATCGCAAGCGATGTCCTAAAGGCAGTCCCTCAAGCAATCGCTTCCTTGATCTGA
- a CDS encoding TlpA disulfide reductase family protein, whose amino-acid sequence MLKTIGRLKARVLLNTIATLLIATLLSLTSVAFADGNQLLFHLEDLKDSGSLAVKLQDTRAAVSKPIAAQLSAETQRLLDEYDGISNLSPALEKALLDDLNRLLQVAPLYEAQHLANIELSEQTQELLAQNPQSGEALVRLNRLLLADVYPYELALPSEKQNPDDSTGIERCRENLRQIKLALENYRAETDGEPQWLSELAPQYLEEKVLLCPADTTVGIPGVLTEDGSDPTLPCSYLYQFRPNQKTGQELLLKIEGDMLPIVHCQHHRLNLSVSGKIYRKGPQRKIYNNSTVKAAAIQMNFSSDLPEDMPAEVRKQLEEQLLKGGNNNVKRNIFQLQINPSDDLQTKLKEQLGEAFLESPEGKAILQQLTPTPTVSIDQEELALLLGKPMPDIALTNLAGKPVKLETLRGKFVLVNLFSTDVPTCGPKLKQMERLLANYDATQLQAVGISTNDSAKAIEAFKAKHQLSMPVWIDKNDQIQTFLNIQSLLNKEASELQTELITLLLNQELVIKDVLIDADPQTLSTKIKNLIK is encoded by the coding sequence ATGCTAAAAACAATCGGACGATTGAAGGCTCGCGTCCTACTGAACACAATTGCAACGCTTCTAATTGCTACCCTACTGAGTCTGACTTCAGTTGCCTTTGCAGATGGAAATCAACTTCTATTTCACCTCGAAGATCTCAAAGACTCCGGCAGTTTGGCAGTGAAACTTCAAGACACACGCGCTGCGGTATCTAAACCTATAGCTGCACAACTCTCCGCCGAAACCCAGCGATTGTTAGATGAATATGATGGTATAAGTAACCTTTCCCCGGCTCTTGAGAAAGCATTGCTCGACGATTTGAACCGACTGCTCCAAGTCGCCCCACTCTACGAAGCACAACACCTCGCTAATATCGAACTCAGCGAACAGACGCAGGAACTCCTTGCGCAAAACCCACAAAGCGGAGAAGCATTGGTTCGTTTAAACCGTCTCCTTCTGGCAGATGTCTATCCTTATGAGTTAGCCTTGCCTTCCGAAAAACAGAACCCTGACGATTCAACAGGGATTGAGAGATGCCGAGAGAATTTAAGGCAGATAAAACTCGCACTCGAAAACTACCGCGCTGAGACAGACGGAGAACCACAGTGGCTCTCCGAACTGGCTCCACAATATCTGGAGGAAAAAGTGCTGCTCTGCCCTGCAGACACAACAGTAGGCATCCCTGGGGTTCTCACTGAAGATGGATCTGACCCGACACTGCCGTGTAGTTATCTTTATCAATTTCGTCCTAATCAGAAAACAGGACAGGAACTTCTGTTGAAAATAGAAGGCGATATGCTCCCTATAGTCCACTGCCAACATCATCGGCTCAATCTAAGCGTCAGTGGAAAAATCTATCGTAAGGGACCGCAGAGAAAAATTTATAATAACAGTACAGTGAAAGCCGCTGCCATCCAAATGAATTTCTCGTCAGATCTGCCCGAAGACATGCCCGCAGAAGTCAGAAAGCAACTGGAAGAGCAGCTTCTCAAAGGCGGTAATAATAACGTAAAAAGAAACATCTTTCAACTCCAAATCAACCCATCGGACGACTTACAAACGAAACTCAAAGAACAACTCGGCGAGGCGTTTCTGGAATCACCAGAGGGGAAAGCAATACTCCAGCAATTAACGCCAACACCCACCGTGTCCATAGATCAGGAGGAATTGGCACTGCTATTGGGCAAACCGATGCCAGACATCGCGCTGACGAACCTTGCGGGGAAACCCGTTAAGTTAGAGACACTCCGCGGCAAGTTTGTCCTTGTGAACCTGTTTTCAACAGACGTTCCCACCTGCGGCCCGAAACTAAAACAGATGGAGAGACTGCTTGCAAACTACGACGCTACCCAATTGCAAGCGGTTGGCATTAGTACGAATGATTCCGCGAAAGCAATTGAGGCGTTCAAGGCAAAACACCAACTTTCGATGCCCGTCTGGATTGATAAAAACGACCAGATACAGACGTTCCTTAATATACAGTCGCTCCTCAATAAAGAGGCATCCGAACTCCAAACGGAACTCATAACGCTTCTTTTAAATCAGGAACTCGTTATCAAAGATGTCCTTATAGATGCTGATCCACAGACGCTTTCAACGAAGATTAAGAATTTAATCAAGTAA